The following are encoded in a window of Danio aesculapii chromosome 12, fDanAes4.1, whole genome shotgun sequence genomic DNA:
- the si:dkey-187i8.2 gene encoding C-type lectin domain family 4 member M, whose product MDKDVEMNIYSNSDLINILDVSRETENTKRQQPLQQSGSDYVRIRNYRVATVCLVLICVLLLSAVLVLYAHINTNSTNETEERQELLANLTIERDQLESKSIRMTKEREELLANVTKVTKEMDRLLFESILLTKEREELLANITEVTKERDRLLFESIRLTKEREELLANITEVTKERDWLLSESIRLTNRREEILANITNLTKERDQVLSESIPLSKEREELLANFTNLTKERDRLLSESIRVTKEREKLLANISDLTNERDEIQSESIRLSKEREELLANNTKVTKERDRLLSESIQLSKEREELLANNTKVSKERDRLLSKSIHLAKEREELLSNNTKVTKERDRLLSESIRFSSEREEILANNTKVSKERDRLLSESIRLSKEREELLANNTKVTKERDEILSESIQLKKEREEVLANITDLTKERDQLLSESIQLTKDREGLSSNISDLIKQRDQLTKEKIELSNMDGWVYYQSSLYFISYLMKSWEESRKDCIARGADLVIINNRKEQDMVNMICGDVLVWIGLTDIEEEGTWIWVDGSKQISGFRYWRSREPNGNRKENCVLTDAHGWIDHRCPETYKWICEKKM is encoded by the exons ATGGACAAAGATGTAGAGATGAATATCTATTCTAATTCAGATCTTATAAACATTCTGGATGTCAGCAGAGAAACCGAGAACACCAAAAGACAGCAACCCCTTCAACAATCAG GAAGTGATTATGTGAGGATCAGAAACTACAGAGTAGCCACAGTATGTTTGGTGCTGATTTGTGTTCTTCTGCTGTCTGCAGTCTTAGTGCTGTATGCCCACATCAATACAAACAGCACAAACGAGACAGAAGAGCGGCAAGAGCTGCTAGCCAACCTTACTATTGAGAGGGACCAGTTAGAGTCCAAGAGCATTCGAATGACAAAAGAGAGAGAAGAACTACTAGCCAACGTTACCAAGGTCACTAAAGAAATGGACCGGCTACTGTTTGAGAGCATTCTGTTGACAAAAGAGAGGGAAGAGCTACTAGCCAACATCACAGAGGTCACTAAAGAAAGGGACCGGCTACTGTTTGAGAGCATTCGATTGACAAAAGAGAGGGAAGAGCTACTAGCCAACATCACCGAGGTCACTAAAGAAAGGGACTGGCTACTGTCAGAGAGCATTCGATTGACAAACAGGAGAGAAGAGATACTAGCCAACATCACTAACCTTACTAAAGAAAGGGATCAGGTACTGTCAGAGAGTATTCCATTGTCAAAAGAGAGAGAAGAACTATTAGCCAACTTCACCAACCTTACTAAGGAGAGggatcggctactgtctgagagCATTCGAGTgacaaaagagagagaaaagctaCTAGCCAATATCAGCGACCTCACTAATGAGAGGGACGAAATACAGTCAGAGAGCATTCGATTGTCAAAAGAGAGAGAAGAACTACTAGCTAATAACACCAAGGTCACTAAAGAAAGGGATCGGCTACTGTCGGAGAGCATTCAATTGTCAAAAGAGAGAGAAGAACTACTAGCCAACAACACCAAGGTCTCTAAAGAGAGGGATCGGCTACTGTCCAAGAGTATTCATTTGGCAAAAGAGAGAGAAGAACTACTATCCAACAATACCAAGGTCACTAAAGAAAGGGATCGGCTACTCTCCGAGAGCATTCGATTTTCAAGTGAGAGAGAAGAGATACTAGCCAACAACACCAAGGTCTCTAAAGAGAGGGATCGGCTACTGTCCGAGAGTATTCGATTGTCAAAAGAGAGAGAAGAACTACTAGCCAACAACACCAAGGTTACTAAAGAGAGGGACGAGATACTGTCCGAGAGTATTCAATTAAAAAAGGAAAGAGAAGAGGTACTAGCCAACATCACCGACCTCACTAAAGAGAGGGACCAGCTACTTTCTGAAAGCATCCAATTGACAAAGGACAGAGAAGGATTATCTTCAAATATCTCTGACCTGATTAAACAAAGAGATCAGCTAACTAAGGAGAAAATTGAGCTGTCAAACATGG ATGGATGGGTTTACTATCAATCCAGTCTTTACTTCATTTCCTATTTGATGAAGAGCTGGGAGGAGAGCAGAAAAGACTGTATAGCCAGAGGAGCAGATCTGGTGATTATAAACAACAGAAAGGAACAA GACATGGTTAACATGATTTGTGGTGATGTTTTGGTCTGGATTGGTCTGACTGATATTGAAGAAGAGGGCACATGGATATGGGTTGATGGCAGCAAACAGATCTCTGG TTTCAGGTATTGGAGGTCTCGAGAACCTAATGGAAATAGAAAAGAGAACTGTGTACTGACTGATGCGCACGGGTGGATTGATCATCGATGTCCTGAAACGTATAAATGGATCTGTGAGAAAAAAATGTGA